The Candidatus Defluviibacterium haderslevense DNA window TGGTCTATGATTTCGCATGGATGGATTTCTCAGATCAGAAAATATTGATCGTTAGAAAAACCATCTGATTAGGCAGTATTAACGTCAATGTAATATATTGACTTTATGCCAAGGATCCAGATTTGTTTTTCAATAATAGTTTTCAGGGTAGTGGATCCATTAATTTAAGATGAGGAACTTTTTATTTTAATCTATTTTCTATTTAGGTATTTTAAATTTTTTTCTATCTTATTTTATAGTAGAAAACGAATCCAACGCTTTGAACTAACACTTTGAACTAAGAAACCACATTCGGTTAAATATTCAAACGATGATTTAATGTATAAATCATTTCAAGACCTGAGTTCAGGTAAAATGATTATAAAATAGTATTAATGGTCTTCACGACTCGTTCACGAATGATCCACGAATTATCCTCGGCTCATTCAAGATTCATCCAAGTATTATTTTAGATTTTTATCAGAAGAACTTACCGCGCAGCTTCCAAATTGGTCTTAATTCAATCCGCCTTTTCATGTCTAAAAAGTTTTCATGGATGAAATTAAGGATCAATATTTCATAAGAGAAATGAGAGAAGCCAATAAAGATTTATCATCAATTATTTACAGCTCATCTTTCGCATAAATGATGATTTCAAAATATTTTGAATTACCAAAGTTTGAGTTTTATCTGCTAATAATTTCAGCAGCACGTTTCTGTTATATTTTTTTTGGATGATGAGCATTAATGATTTCAGCTTAAGTATGAATCCATTGTGTATATCTTATTTGAATTTAAAATTGCAAAAAACACCATAAAAATAATTGCAATCGGGGAGTAGGGTGGGTGTTCTCTGATTAAACCTTTGGAGTCTGATTGGAGGAGATTTCGAGGTATATCCAATAATATTTATTTTTCAAATATATTTTTTTTGAGCACATTAGAGCGCCATCTACTAGAATTTATGTATTAAGCATTTAACTTAAGTGTTATTTTTTAAGGATAGATAGGGGTCCTGCTTTTTTTGTTGGTATAAATGAACTAATTTTATTTTTTTAAAAGACACAGCAATGAAGAATTTTAAATACCCCAATCTTGTTTTTTTGTTACTGATGTGGCTTGTCATGGGACGAATATTAGCCCAAAGTCCACAGAATTTAATCGTGGATTGTCCACCTCAATTCAATCTAACAGAAGGTGAAGCCTATGATACTTCAGTGACCGGATCACCAGTAATATTAGCAAACGATGGTGGAGCTGTTACCATAACGTATATTGAGATTTTCAATAAAGGAACATGTCAAAATCATAATGATATTGTTACAAGAATTTTTACGATTCGTAATGCTGCCGGTGAACAATCCAGATGCACTCAGTTGATTTATCTGAAACATTTGACGACTTCACAAATTTATATTCCTGCAGATACCATGATTGATTATCCCAAAAATATTTCATTATCAGAAGCCTTGTTAGGCCATGGTTTGAATTTAGCTGAAGTAAAAATTACGTTTATTGATACAAAAATTTCCAATGGTTGTACGATTCCTATGCGCATTAGACGTCTATGGAAAATTGATGATTTGTGTTCAGGCACTTTGATCAGTTTGACATCGTTTATCACATTGCGGGCTTATCAAAATAGTTTTCTACACAATAGTCAAATTGTAACTAATATATGCGACAATGAGGGCTTAATTAGTATTACGCCTAAAGGTGAATTTGGACCCTATTCATACCAATGGAATAATGGAGCTTCTTCAAATACGCTTACCAATCTCGTGGCCGGAGTCTATACGGTAATTGTGTCGGATCAATTTAAGTGCAACCAATTGCTGACTTTCGGATTGGATCCCATATCCACAACAGCTGATATCGGTGGTAGAATTAGAACGGCTAATGATTATCGAGTTATACCGGATTCAGTTTCTTTTAGTAATCCTACTAATGTTAAAAAATTTTGTTTTTCACAAAACGGTGGATTGCATTATGCTTTTACTGTAAAAGAAAAAACAACGGGCTTGGTGAATTATAATTTTACCAAAAAGTCAGATCCATTAAATTCAGTATCCACTAAAGATATTTTATTGATCCAAAAACATATACTTGGTTTGAATCGATTGGATAGTTTACGTTATTTAGCCGCTGATGTCAATAATAATTTCAATGTTACCGCATCGGATATTTCGGAATTGAGAAAACTGGTTTTAGGCGTCATCGGAAATTTTAATTTTGTCGATTCATGGTATTTTTTAAAGAACGATTGGAAAACGTTTTATAAGAGCAATCAAACCATTCAGTCTTTATTATTCACCGGTGTAACAATAGTCAATTATCCTAGACAAAATGCTGATGTCATTGCTGTAAAAATGGGTGATATTGATTTGAGTTATAAGAATAATTTCGCTTCTGAATTACTTGAATTGCGATCCAATACTCTAGATTGCAGTTTGAATATGACGAATACCATTGTGCAAGCCAATAAGGATATTGACATCCCTGTTTATTTTAATGCTGCGCAATCCATGTATGGTTTACAGTTTTTATTAAAGGCTAAATCTAGTTTGTTAAGTATGGAAATGGTATCTAGCCAACTGGAACCTGAGTTTTGGAATCTGAACAATCAGAATTTAAAAATAAGTTGGAGTACAGGAACGAAATTGGAATGGAATCCTAATGAACCCTTATTTGTATTGAGATTGAGAGCGAGTGAATCCATAAGATTAGATGAATTATTGAGTCTGGATCCATCTTTTCTGAATGAATATTATGACGACCAAGAATCCTCATGGAAATTGAATCTTAATGTACAACATGCATTGTCTTCTGATATTCAATATTTGATTTACCCCAATCCGACGAATGAAGGTGTATTTGTTCAATCCAATTCTGAAGAACCAAGTCAAATCACATTTTACAATGCCATGGGTAGGGAAGTTAGGAATTCAACTTTTTCTAATAGTGTATACATTCCAACGCATGATTTTTATCCAGGTTCTTATTTTTATAAAATTACGAATCGGTATGCAACAGATCACAACGGTAAAATTATAGTTACTAAGTAGTAATTGATCCTATTTACTTTTTTGAAATCAAGAAAGACATAGCTTGAATGAACTCATACATCAATCTATATTTGAATGTTCTTCACTATGCATTTAGATTAAAATGGTAAATGCTCAGCTGAATATCTTGTAAATAAAAAATCCCCTTATTCGGAAGAATAAAGGGATCTATGTTTTTGTGGTCCCACCTGGACTTAATTATGTATTGAAAATCAATTAAATATACTTTAATTATATTTTGGGGACAAATTTGGGTACGAAAATTGAATTATTACTATTAATTGTTTATTCCCATTCAAACTTATATATATATCCCACTGTAGGATCATATTCATAATGCTCATAGGAATGAGATAGATTGTCAAAAGGTATACTTTTAATAAAAACAAATTCACTGTCTACTTGTGTATTAAATTTTTTCCTTGATAGTTTTGCTTGTTTTATTAATTGCGTTACATCAAGATGAAATAGTTCAACCTTGAAATTTATTAATTGAATCGGAGCAACTATTTTGTGAGTAACACAATGTTTTGATCTGTGATCACTGTCATCCATTTGCAATTTAACATGAATAATAGAGACATCATTATACATCAAAGGTTTCTTAAACTCTAAAATAGCTTTGTCAAATGCACCGTCTTCAGTTTTAAGAAGTTCTCCCACAATCATATTGTCACTACTTACAATTGGTTTAGATGATCCTGTCCATTGGAATCGATGTTCATGATTGTCTATTAGCATTTTTTTACAAACTATCGATTTATGGACTTCATAGGTTACAATGTTGCCATCTTTTGTACTGTATTTAGAGAATGTTGCTAGATTCCTATATCCAACATTACTTTTATTGATGAAATATTTTTCAATTGAATAAAATATTTTAATAAACAAGGCGAGCAGAAAAAAAATAAATACAAGTAGCGCTAAAATTGAAGAATACAGATTTGTAAAGAAGTATAGAACTATGCCCAAAATTGAGCAAATACTTGCAAATACTACTAAAAAATTACCAACGAGGTTTTTGCAAAGCGCTAGAAAAGGTTTTAACATTGATTTATAGCTTGAATAAAAAGGGGCCGAATTAATTTACATCGCTGTCCATATGAAAGTTTTTTTACTATGAGTTAAACAATATTAAAGTAACGAAGTACTTAAACATTTTGTTGAATTTGATATGTTAAATAAACAATAATAATAATCAATAAATCAAAATCTTTATATAAAAAGGCATTAATTAGGCAATTTATATTTCGATCCGAGTTAATAATATTTATATAAATTCTATTTATTTAAATATATCTTGACCTGAATTAGGGGTAAAAGTAATGAAATAGTTGAAAACAAAGAATTATTTATAATATTTTATTTAATTTTAATAATTAATTATATAAATACTTGTATATCAGTCAAATATGTAATTATAAATAATTTAGACTAATGATTTGATTGACATAGAGTCCCAGTTTAACGATAATTGTAATTCTGATATTATTATAAATTTTATTATATTATTGATATTCAGTATTTTACATGTGTACATTTTAATTATTCGCTTTTATTAACTTCAGGACCCTTTTTAACTTGATTTAACTGCGATCTTAAAAATTTATTAATTCGTTTATTGGCATCATTAGCCTTTTCTCCTTCAAAAAGTTCCCTTTTGATTACTTCCTCTGTTAAGACCTTTTTAACGGATTCAACATCAATTTTAATATCTGGATTCATTTTCCGAATGGTCTTTCTTAGAATCTCAATGATGCCATCTGAAATCAGTAGATTTCCTAAAAAGTGTTTACTTAAAAATTGCTTTTTTGAATGAAAGTCTTCAAGGGCGGTTTTCAATATACTTTCCTTACATACTAAGTGAATTAATTCTAGGTCTGCCTCTTTTTTGACCGAAATGTTTTCTAGTTCAAATTCACATACTAATTCATGGACCACAGGTTTAGCAAATACAATCTTGAATATTTTCCAACTGGATGAATTTGTTAGAATTACCCAATCTACCCCTTGATTAGCTCCATAATCAACTGCTTGTTTAATATGATCAGATTTGAGACCAATGCCAATTGCTTTAACTTCAATAAGGAAAACTATTTCCCCATCAATTTTAATCGCTAGATCACAGAAAGTCTTTTTAATGGCATATTCTGAGGTAATTTCTCCATATTTTTCAAAACCAAAAACATCACAAAGAATATCAGTTACTACCACTACTGTATCTGATTCATTTATATCTTTAGCCTTTAAGGTCTTAACCAATGGGATGAATTTCTTTAGACCTTCAATTACTCTTTGTTGTGCTTTTAGCGGAATGGTAGCCATATTACAGATTTAGGGATTACCAAACAAATACTATACCGTTTTGAAAAGGGTAATATTATTGCCTGACTTTTGACTTATTAAATTCGCTCCTTTGCCTGGTCCTTTTTTGTTCCTTTTCTGTATCTTTTCCGTTTCTCCTTGGTTTTTCTTTCGTTTTTCTTTCGTTTCTCTTTTTACACTCACCTCCGTTTCACCTCCGTTTCTCTAAAAATTCTTTGCAAATATTTACAAATAAAATTATCGCTACACCGTTTCAACGCCGTTTCTACGCCATTTATATGCCATTTAGTACTTCTTTAGAGTTCAATGCTTATTCAATGCAAAGACCACCACCACCAGTAAAAAAGTCAAATTTATTACGTCATTACTTCGTCATTACTTCGTCATTACTCCGTCATAAATCCAGACTTATTCTTATTCTATTCTTGTTTACTTGGTTTTAACTTCGTTTTTATACCGTGCGTTTGCCGTGCGTCACTAAATTAACCTTAAGACCAAAGTACATTGATTAATTATTCGACCACCGTACGACCACCGTGCTATTGCGTGATTATTTCGTGATTATTTCGTTATTATTTCGTTTTGCGCCTGTTTTACGCTTGTTTTTGACCTTGGTCTATTTATCATAAATCACTCGAAAAATCACTCGAAATGCATTGATAAATAATCTCAATCAATGCTAATTCAATGCTAAAACCATTAACCAGTATTTTCATGCTATGCCGTTTCTATGCCGTTTCTATTCTGTTTTTATTCTGTTTTTAGGCTGTTTTTTGGATATCTATTTGATTTTCGTCTTCAAATGGGAATAGGCTATTTTTGTATCTTTCTATTGCGTAATTATACTTTTGAATTTGTTTCCGTGCTTTTGCCTCTCGATTAGTATAAATGTCTCTAATATTTTTAGCGATCGTTTCATATACATCCATTATTGAATTGATTTTTTTCCATTTTGGACCAAAATACTCCAATAAGACTTTGAACAATTTTGAGTCATTTTCATAAATTCTTTGAATCGTTGATTCTCTCAAATAAACGCTGCCTTTTATTTGATTACTAATGTCAAGTCTTGTAACCCTGCATAACCTTCTTTTAACCTCCAATTTCTTTGGTTCTGGAATAGGTGCAAGATCATTTATTATATTACTATGATCTTGCACTTTTTGACTTATTTGGGTCGTTTGGGTTACCGTTACGATCTTGCACCACTTTTCTATTAATGCCTCTTTTATGACTTGATGAACATTGTCGCTATGATCTTGCACTATTTTTCGATATTCAGCTAATTCCTTGGAAAACTTATTTCTGTTTTTATCTCTAGTTTCTTTATGCAAGTCAATCCAATAATTTGCATTTTTCCAGTCTTTTAATTTAATTTGATGCTTGGATGATAATTCATCTGTTCTAATGGTCCAGTCATTTAATACTACTTCGTCCCATAATGAAATTAACCGTCGTCCTAACTTGACTCGAATATCTGGATTTAGTAAGTCTGACAGATAATGAATGCCAATTGATTTTAATGAGCTACCAACATGGGCCTTGTATTCAAACCTCAATATGTTGGACTCTAATCCATAGTGTAATGATTTATCGTAGATCTTTAGTGTGTATTCGTCTCTTTCAGTAGTTTTAAATTCACTTTTTGTTTTTTGTTTTTCATACTTAAAAATCAAAGGTTCCTTTCCTTTGCCACTTTGAAACATTAGATTTTGAATTATTTTAGGAACTGGAAATGGTAGTTTTTCCTCATTCAATCCAGATTCCAAATGTCGGATAGTTGTCTTTTCTGGTATAATTCCAAAACGTTGTTGTAAGTCGTTTAAAACCCAAATGAAGTTATCAATGGTAAAGTCATTATGATTATGCTTTCCATTATTAAAAAAGACATGGAGTGATCCTTTAACACATATGAATCCATTTCGATAAATCTCAAAAACTAGATTTTTATATTTAGCTGTTAATACTGGTTTAACTGTTCCTTCAATAGGTTCAATTACTTCAACATTTCCAGTTTCGGCATCAACCTTAGCAGGCGCTGAAAAGGGTAATAATTTAATTAAGTGGTCCCTATCCAGATAACTTATGTCAAGTGTGCTATAATCTGTCATTGAGCAACTTTGAAGTGTTCCATTAAATGCCCTTGAAGAAAGGCCTTTATCTTATTGGTAGTCTTCGAACAATATAAATCTAAACAAATCATATGTGCTTCCTTTTAGCCTCCATACGTTGGATAGATTCAATAATTTCATCATGTCTAAATGTGATACGACCGCCAATGCGATGTTTTTTAATTATTGATTTACTGGACCAGTCGTGTAAAGTGGTTAGGCTAATTTTTAATAAAGTACAAACCTCTTTGGCTGTTAGCCATTCCTTAGTTGCTACCTCAATTTTTTGGGAATTCTTGATTATGAACTCAACCTTTTGAACCATATCATCAAAATATTTTTGAAGTTGGTCCTCTGTTAATACGATAACTTGTGACATATACTTATTTAAAGTTTATGACAAAGGTTAAGGTAATGACTAAAGGGGATTCCCTTTTTTTTCCCCTGCTATTAAATCTTATTGTTTTGATTAAGAATAGTCTCAAGTAATTTAGATACTTCTTTATCGAGATTTTTACTTTTAGAGGTCTTTGGATTGTTTTTATCAGGTGAATCGGGATTAAAAATTATTGTTAAAAATCGTTCTATTGTAGATAATTTATCGCTGCCAATAACTTGACATATTAATAACGCTAATTTTTTTTTAGTTGGATTCAATGAATTTTTCTTAATATATTTATCTAATAATTCTACGATTCCTAATTTGTCTAACATGATCATTTTTCTGTTCAATGATGGATCAATTTGAAAAGGCTCTATAATTTCACTAATATCAGAATGTTCAATGACTGAATCTAGTTTGCTATTATCAGGCGCTAATTCATCGAAATACGGTGAATCATTTACCCATATTTTCATTTCATTTAGTAATTCAAGACGTTTATCAAGATGTTTAATCTCAAAATCAGGTGCATTTAACTTTATTTGCGCATGAAATTTTGTTCTTCTTGTATCTGAAATCCATTCATCAAGATATTCATTTGCTATTTCCTTTGAAACTATTGCCTTTTGATGACATTCATTGTATATGTGTGATCTTATTTCTTCTTCCTGAACTATTAAAAGTCTATCAATTTCTTTATTAACTAGTTCTTTATCCTTTGAATATCTATAATCACTTTTTATATGTGTTAAAATTAGGATTTTATGATCAACGCTAAATTCCTTGTAACTCTCATCTTTTTGTATTTGTGTTAATTCTTGATCCATCCAAATTTTTACTTTTTCTTTTAATCCTTTTACTCCAGAGTCATTATCTATCGTGTCAAAAAATCCTGAAATATCTACTATTGTCCCATCTTGACGTTTTAAAAAAAATATTCCTTTTGTTCCTGTAATTACAAATGGTTTCATAAATATTAATTAGTGCAATGATATACAAATTTACACCTGATTTTGAGATTAAGAATAAGTTGTTGAATATCAGACAATTAAGCGTCGTTCTTTGTTTTTTTTGCCACAACGAATTTTATCCTTCTTTGGGCATAATTAATTGCGTCACTAGTAGATAATAATGTGGCAATTAAGGCATAGAAAAATGTAAAACAATAAAGCAATATAAAATACCTATTTACCATACAATTCGGATAAAGATCATGTTCATAAGTAATTGATATATACAGAATAATACAATACGCCAATGCGATAAATAACGACCACAACGTCCACTTAAAAGAGTTTACAAGAGTTGTAAACATATTTTCTTCTTCTAGAAATGCAACAAATTCATCATCCGATGAGCTTATCATAAAAGCAAGTGCCGCGAAGAATATTGAAAATATTAAAGTTAAGATATTTATTCCAACACTTAGTAAGTCTTTTGACAGGTCGTAGCTAACCTCTTTGTTTAGTTTGTAAAATACTATGAAGGACAGAATTAAAGCTATAACAAAGTCAAAGGAAAATAAATATTTTCTAATAAATTTCATTTAGTGTTTTCTTTTGTAAACCTTTCATTAATTTTATCAAATACTAACTTTAATGAGCTAATTTTTTCATCAGGTGTTGCAACTTGCTCAATTTTCTTTTTAATTATA harbors:
- a CDS encoding type I restriction enzyme HsdR N-terminal domain-containing protein, giving the protein MATIPLKAQQRVIEGLKKFIPLVKTLKAKDINESDTVVVVTDILCDVFGFEKYGEITSEYAIKKTFCDLAIKIDGEIVFLIEVKAIGIGLKSDHIKQAVDYGANQGVDWVILTNSSSWKIFKIVFAKPVVHELVCEFELENISVKKEADLELIHLVCKESILKTALEDFHSKKQFLSKHFLGNLLISDGIIEILRKTIRKMNPDIKIDVESVKKVLTEEVIKRELFEGEKANDANKRINKFLRSQLNQVKKGPEVNKSE
- a CDS encoding helix-turn-helix domain-containing protein, with translation MSQVIVLTEDQLQKYFDDMVQKVEFIIKNSQKIEVATKEWLTAKEVCTLLKISLTTLHDWSSKSIIKKHRIGGRITFRHDEIIESIQRMEAKRKHI
- a CDS encoding T9SS type A sorting domain-containing protein, which encodes MKNFKYPNLVFLLLMWLVMGRILAQSPQNLIVDCPPQFNLTEGEAYDTSVTGSPVILANDGGAVTITYIEIFNKGTCQNHNDIVTRIFTIRNAAGEQSRCTQLIYLKHLTTSQIYIPADTMIDYPKNISLSEALLGHGLNLAEVKITFIDTKISNGCTIPMRIRRLWKIDDLCSGTLISLTSFITLRAYQNSFLHNSQIVTNICDNEGLISITPKGEFGPYSYQWNNGASSNTLTNLVAGVYTVIVSDQFKCNQLLTFGLDPISTTADIGGRIRTANDYRVIPDSVSFSNPTNVKKFCFSQNGGLHYAFTVKEKTTGLVNYNFTKKSDPLNSVSTKDILLIQKHILGLNRLDSLRYLAADVNNNFNVTASDISELRKLVLGVIGNFNFVDSWYFLKNDWKTFYKSNQTIQSLLFTGVTIVNYPRQNADVIAVKMGDIDLSYKNNFASELLELRSNTLDCSLNMTNTIVQANKDIDIPVYFNAAQSMYGLQFLLKAKSSLLSMEMVSSQLEPEFWNLNNQNLKISWSTGTKLEWNPNEPLFVLRLRASESIRLDELLSLDPSFLNEYYDDQESSWKLNLNVQHALSSDIQYLIYPNPTNEGVFVQSNSEEPSQITFYNAMGREVRNSTFSNSVYIPTHDFYPGSYFYKITNRYATDHNGKIIVTK